In Panicum virgatum strain AP13 chromosome 4N, P.virgatum_v5, whole genome shotgun sequence, a single window of DNA contains:
- the LOC120670375 gene encoding exopolygalacturonase-like, which translates to MALSGDTMRVFFFLAMVVCAAHAAKEAPKGKDAKKGDSAAAPGPSGGGGSSDISELGAKGDGKTDCTKALNDAWTAACGKEGAQTLTIPKGDYLTGPLNFSGPCKGSVTIQLDGNLLGTTDLKAYKTNWIEIQHVDNLVINGKGTIDGQGKQVWDNNKCAQKYDCKILPNSLVLDYVNNGTVSGITLLNSKFFHMNIFQCKGITVKDVTVTAPGDSPNTDGIHMGDSSKVTITGTTIGVGDDCISIGPGSTEINITGVTCGPGHGISVGSLGRYKDEKDVTDINVKDCTCKKSTNGVRIKSYEDAASTLTASKLHYENIAMEDVANPIIIDMKYCPNKICTKNGASKVTIKDVTFKNITGTSSTPEAVSLLCSDKLPCTGVTLDNVKVEFKGTNNKTMAVCNNAKGSSTGCLKELACL; encoded by the exons ATGGCTTTGAGCGGAGATACAATGAGGGtattcttcttcctcgcgaTGGTGGTGTGCGCCGCGCACGCGGCGAAGGAAGCCCCTAAGGGGAAGGATGCGAAGAAAGGCGATTCCGCTGCGGCGCCGGGACCCTCCGGTGGCGGCGGATCCTCCGACATATCCGAGCTGGGAGCCAAGGGTGACGGCAAGACGGACTGCACCAAGGCGCTGAACGATGCGTGGACGGCGGCGTGCGGCAAGGAGGGGGCGCAGACGCTCACGATCCCTAAGGGTGACTACCTGACGGGCCCCCTCAACTTCAGCGGGCCGTGCAAGGGCAGCGTCACCATCCAGCTCGACGGCAACCTGCTCGGCACCACCGATCTCAAAGCGTACAAGACCAACTGGATCGAGATCCAGCATGTCGACAACCTCGTCATCAATGGCAAGGGCACCATCGACGGCCAGGGCAAGCAAGTCTGGGACAACAACAAATGTGCCCAGAAATACGACTGCAAGATCCTGCCCAAC TCGTTGGTGCTGGACTACGTAAACAACGGCACCGTCTCCGGGATCACCCTGCTCAACTCCAAGTTCTTCCACATGAACATTTTCCAGTGCAAGGGCATCACGGTCAAGGACGTGACCGTCACCGCTCCGGGAGACAGCCCCAACACTGACGGCATCCACATGGGAGACTCGTCCAAGGTCACCATCACCGGAACCACCATCGGCGTCGGTGACGACTGCATCTCCATCGGCCCCGGAAGCACCGAGATCAACATCACCGGCGTCACCTGCGGCCCCGGCCATGGCATCAGCGTCGGCAGCCTGGGCAGGTACAAGGACGAGAAGGATGTGACCGACATCAACGTCAAGGACTGCACGTGCAAGAAGTCCACCAACGGTGTCCGCATCAAGTCCTACGAGGATGCCGCGTCCACGCTCACCGCCTCCAAGCTCCACTACGAGAACATCGCCATGGAGGACGTGGCCAACCCTATCATCATCGACATGAAGTACTGCCCCAACAAGATCTGTACCAAAAACGGCGCCTCCAAGGTCACCATCAAGGACGTTACCTTCAAGAACATCACTGGCACCTCGTCGACCCCGGAGGCTGTCAGCCTCCTCTGCTCGGACAAGCTGCCATGCACCGGCGTCACCTTGGATAACGTCAAGGTTGAGTTCAAGGGCACCAACAACAAGACCATGGCGGTCTGCAACAATGCAAAGGGCAGCTCCACGGGCTGCCTCAAGGAGCTGGCTTGCTTATGA
- the LOC120670827 gene encoding O-fucosyltransferase 8-like isoform X3 — MVVSYFGYAPHRPGCWFLSLLLRRGCTFRSFPSDSVLPFHDDRIKQVRSSRGAQAKRCEEGASRADNAWAASANGNFSCQQGQNGSESEDFALWEEPYKQARKWKPCAAKHSLADEEPDEINNGFILISANGGLNQQRVAVCNAVVVAALLNATLVLPRFLYSSVWRDTSQFGDIYQEDYFVNYMKNDVRIVKELPPHLQSLDLEAIGSQVTDMDISKEAEPSELVKSVLPILQQNGVVHFLGFGNRLGFDSVPVHLQRLRCRCNFHALKFVPELQRAGSLLVQRLRKASAMQTEMDKQLFGSNMVDPAFAEDHAAGGPSRYLALHMRFEEDMVAYSLCEFGGGEEERRELQAYRETHFPALATRLLNATVSPEEQRSLGRCPLTPEESGLILSALGYDRRTFIYVAGSQIYGGAPRLRPLTRLYPNLVTKEDILTADELAPFNNFSSRLAALDFIACASADVFAVTDSGSQLSSLVSGFRIYHGRGRAPTLHPNRKRYAQVLAEEGSIAWGGFQRRVRQMVEEYKRVSPRPRGRSVYRQPRTPGCMCRAAGDGSVDF, encoded by the exons ATGGTGGTTTCTTACTTTGGCTATGCACCTCATCGCCCTGGTTGTTGGTTCCTGTCCCTGCTCTTGCGCCGCGGCTGTACCTTTCGTTCTTTCCCGTCTGATTCCGTTCTTCCATTCCACGACGACCGTATCAAACAAGTCCGTAGTTCTCGAG GAGCTCAAGCAAAACGTTGTGAGGAGGGAGCAAGCAGAGCAGATAATGCATGGGCGGCTTCTGCAAATGGCAACTTCAGCTGTCAGCAAG GGCAGAACGGCTCTGAATCTGAAGATTTCGCGCTATGGGAAGAGCCCTACAAGCAAGCGCGGAAATGGAAGCCCTGTGCTGCAAAGCACAGTTTGGCTGATGAAG AGCCTGACGAGATCAACAACGGTTTCATACTGATCAGCGCAAACGGTGGTCTGAACCAACAGCGTGTTGCT GTATGTAATGCTGTTGTCGTTGCTGCTCTGCTCAATGCTACACTAGTCCTCCCCCGATTCCTGTACAGCAGCGTCTGGAGGGACACAAG TCAATTCGGTGACATCTATCAGGAAGACTACTTCGTGAACTACATGAAGAATGATGTGCGCATTGTGAAAGAATTGCCACCACACCTTCAGTCCCTAGATCTCGAAGCAATTGGAAGCCAG GTCACTGACATGGACATCTCGAAAGAGGCTGAACCATCTGAACTCGTCAAATCTGTGCTTCCAATTCTTCAGCAAAATGGCGTCGTTCATTTCCTCGGGTTCGGAAACCGTCTTGGCTTCGATTCAGTACCTGTCCATCTGCAG AGGCTGAGGTGCAGATGCAACTTCCACGCTCTCAAGTTCGTCCCCGAGCTCCAGCGAGCAGGCTCCCTGCTGGTCCAGCGGCTGCGCAAGGCGAGCGCGATGCAGACCGAGATGGACAAGCAGCTGTTCGGGAGCAACATGGTCGACCCGGCCTTCGCCGAggaccacgccgccggcgggccGAGCAGGTACCTCGCCCTGCACATGAGGTTCGAGGAGGACATGGTGGCCTACTCCCTCTGCGAGTtcggtggcggcgaggaggagaggagggagctcCAGGCGTACCGGGAGACCCACTTCCCGGCGCTCGCGACGCGCCTGCTGAACGC CACGGTGTCGCCGGAGGAGCAGCGCAGCCTGGGGAGGTGCCCGCTGACGCCGGAGGAGTCGGGCCTCATCCTCTCCGCGCTCGGCTACGACCGCCGCACGTTCATCTACGTCGCCGGGTCGCAGATATACGGCGGCGCGCCACGGCTGCGGCCCCTGACGCGGCTGTACCCGAACCTGGTCACCAAGGAGGACATCCTCACCGCCGACGAGCTCGCTCCCTTCAATAATTTCTCCTCACGG CTCGCGGCGCTGGACTTCATCGCGTGCGCCTCGGCGGACGTGTTCGCGGTGACGGACTCCGGCAGCCAGCTGTCGTCGCTGGTGTCCGGGTTCCGCATCTACCACGGGAGGGGCCGCGCGCCGACGCTGCACCCGAACCGGAAGCGCTACGCGCAGGTGCTGGCGGAGGAAGGGAGCATCGCGTGGGGCGGGTTCCAGAGGAGGGTGAGGCAGATGGTGGAGGAGTACAAGCGGGTGAGCCCGCGGCCGAGGGGCCGGAGCGTCTACCGCCAGCCGAGGACGCCGGGGTGCATGTgcagggccgccggcgacggcagcgTCGACTTCTGA
- the LOC120670827 gene encoding O-fucosyltransferase 8-like isoform X4, with protein MVVSYFGYAPHRPGCWFLSLLLRRGCTFRSFPSDSVLPFHDDRIKQELKQNVVRREQAEQIMHGRLLQMATSAVSKNGSESEDFALWEEPYKQARKWKPCAAKHSLADEEPDEINNGFILISANGGLNQQRVAVCNAVVVAALLNATLVLPRFLYSSVWRDTSQFGDIYQEDYFVNYMKNDVRIVKELPPHLQSLDLEAIGSQVTDMDISKEAEPSELVKSVLPILQQNGVVHFLGFGNRLGFDSVPVHLQRLRCRCNFHALKFVPELQRAGSLLVQRLRKASAMQTEMDKQLFGSNMVDPAFAEDHAAGGPSRYLALHMRFEEDMVAYSLCEFGGGEEERRELQAYRETHFPALATRLLNATVSPEEQRSLGRCPLTPEESGLILSALGYDRRTFIYVAGSQIYGGAPRLRPLTRLYPNLVTKEDILTADELAPFNNFSSRLAALDFIACASADVFAVTDSGSQLSSLVSGFRIYHGRGRAPTLHPNRKRYAQVLAEEGSIAWGGFQRRVRQMVEEYKRVSPRPRGRSVYRQPRTPGCMCRAAGDGSVDF; from the exons ATGGTGGTTTCTTACTTTGGCTATGCACCTCATCGCCCTGGTTGTTGGTTCCTGTCCCTGCTCTTGCGCCGCGGCTGTACCTTTCGTTCTTTCCCGTCTGATTCCGTTCTTCCATTCCACGACGACCGTATCAAACAA GAGCTCAAGCAAAACGTTGTGAGGAGGGAGCAAGCAGAGCAGATAATGCATGGGCGGCTTCTGCAAATGGCAACTTCAGCTGTCAGCAAG AACGGCTCTGAATCTGAAGATTTCGCGCTATGGGAAGAGCCCTACAAGCAAGCGCGGAAATGGAAGCCCTGTGCTGCAAAGCACAGTTTGGCTGATGAAG AGCCTGACGAGATCAACAACGGTTTCATACTGATCAGCGCAAACGGTGGTCTGAACCAACAGCGTGTTGCT GTATGTAATGCTGTTGTCGTTGCTGCTCTGCTCAATGCTACACTAGTCCTCCCCCGATTCCTGTACAGCAGCGTCTGGAGGGACACAAG TCAATTCGGTGACATCTATCAGGAAGACTACTTCGTGAACTACATGAAGAATGATGTGCGCATTGTGAAAGAATTGCCACCACACCTTCAGTCCCTAGATCTCGAAGCAATTGGAAGCCAG GTCACTGACATGGACATCTCGAAAGAGGCTGAACCATCTGAACTCGTCAAATCTGTGCTTCCAATTCTTCAGCAAAATGGCGTCGTTCATTTCCTCGGGTTCGGAAACCGTCTTGGCTTCGATTCAGTACCTGTCCATCTGCAG AGGCTGAGGTGCAGATGCAACTTCCACGCTCTCAAGTTCGTCCCCGAGCTCCAGCGAGCAGGCTCCCTGCTGGTCCAGCGGCTGCGCAAGGCGAGCGCGATGCAGACCGAGATGGACAAGCAGCTGTTCGGGAGCAACATGGTCGACCCGGCCTTCGCCGAggaccacgccgccggcgggccGAGCAGGTACCTCGCCCTGCACATGAGGTTCGAGGAGGACATGGTGGCCTACTCCCTCTGCGAGTtcggtggcggcgaggaggagaggagggagctcCAGGCGTACCGGGAGACCCACTTCCCGGCGCTCGCGACGCGCCTGCTGAACGC CACGGTGTCGCCGGAGGAGCAGCGCAGCCTGGGGAGGTGCCCGCTGACGCCGGAGGAGTCGGGCCTCATCCTCTCCGCGCTCGGCTACGACCGCCGCACGTTCATCTACGTCGCCGGGTCGCAGATATACGGCGGCGCGCCACGGCTGCGGCCCCTGACGCGGCTGTACCCGAACCTGGTCACCAAGGAGGACATCCTCACCGCCGACGAGCTCGCTCCCTTCAATAATTTCTCCTCACGG CTCGCGGCGCTGGACTTCATCGCGTGCGCCTCGGCGGACGTGTTCGCGGTGACGGACTCCGGCAGCCAGCTGTCGTCGCTGGTGTCCGGGTTCCGCATCTACCACGGGAGGGGCCGCGCGCCGACGCTGCACCCGAACCGGAAGCGCTACGCGCAGGTGCTGGCGGAGGAAGGGAGCATCGCGTGGGGCGGGTTCCAGAGGAGGGTGAGGCAGATGGTGGAGGAGTACAAGCGGGTGAGCCCGCGGCCGAGGGGCCGGAGCGTCTACCGCCAGCCGAGGACGCCGGGGTGCATGTgcagggccgccggcgacggcagcgTCGACTTCTGA